The window GGGAGGCGACTGGAGCTGGAAGAGGGTGCTCAGGCTCGTGCTGCCCTGCCAGAGCAGCACCGGCCGGCCGTCTACGAGGTCAAGGACACGAGGAGGAGATGACGACGGCGGCAAGGAGGATGGCAAGGCGGCCAGGGCGTGGCCGGCTGCAGTACAGCTGGTCAGCAAGTTGAAGGTATACCTACGTAGCCTGTTGTTATTCATGAACTGCACTGCATGGATGTTTTCAGTCAGCAAGATGGAGTTGCTGTCTATTTTCGGAGGCAAGCAGAGTCTGATAGATTTGCTGCTGCAGGTTAATCGTACGAGTAGAAggaccggcgacggcggcgacgaggggTTGCTGAAGAAGCTCTTTTCGACGTTCCAACGGCAACGGTCGCGACCGGGTCGCTGACACCATCAAGAGTGAGGGTACATGCAGTCAGGAATCGATCTTGGCGTCATCGTGTTGTGGTGACATAAAACGATTTCTGTATTTCGAGGTAGTACCACGGGCCAGTAAAATTTTGGCTAGGTTTGATTTTGAGGTTAGCAGGGGCCTGTAAACTTTTGCCTAGGTTTGATCTTGATCCAATGCAAGCTCATCCTCCAAGGCAGGACGGAACGAGTtcagagcatctacagccggagcAAATCCGGACTCTCAAACGCCCGCGGACGCGTCTAGACGTGTCTGCGGACAGTGACCGAGCACTCCTCAAATCTCGTCATCCACATCCGTGTCTCTCATATTCGAACCCCTATATCCATACTATATCATGCAACGTCGATCAACTCCGGACATAGAAATAGCACAATAGTTCACCAAAAGATCCAACAAAGTTCACACAAACGGCGGACAACTTTGTACTACATataaaacttgaaattaaaatcAACTTCACCACTTCCGGCCCGGCCCTTTCCCCTTCTGGTCGCCGGCGTAGCTGTACCCGTCGTCGGCTGGTGAAGGATCGTCTGATTTGTCGGAGGAGGAGCCGTGGTGGTCGTCGCCGGAGGAGTCGACGATGACGAGGCCCTTGAGGCGCTGGACGACCCGGTCCTGCTGGCACCTGAGCTTGGCCAGCCGAGCCGCCTCCTTCGCCTTCTTCAACGCCTCCCGCTCGAACTCCTCGATGGCAAGCCGAAGAGCCTTGGCGTTCTTCCAGCGAAGCCGACGAGCGTCCGTCTCCGCCGTCGTAAGCGACCGGCGGTAGACCCACTCGAGGAGCCGCTCGTCCTCGTCGGGCTCCGCCGGTAACCCACGTCGACGGTGAACAGAGCTCTCCACAGCCTCCCCTCCTTTGGCCGCTGACTCTCGCGGCGGGCGGCGCGCGCCTCCGACTCCGGCGTGCGCGTCCGGGCCGGCGTGCGGGCACCAGCACCCACCGCTGCCCATGAGGGGGAGCAGCAGCTGACAGGGCGAGGGGATGGCGTGGGGAAGCAGCAGCCGGCGGGGCGAGGGGACGGCATAGGGGAGGCGCCGATTGCGCTAGCCGCCTGTCGGAGCTGCCCATGGGCCGGGAGGGGCCACCGCCGGCGTCCGAGATGCACCGACGGGGAAGCTGCGACTGCGACGAGGCTGCAGATCCGGAGCTGCCCCCGGTCTCCACCTTGGACCGCTCCAAGGCGATGCGGAGGGCAAGCTCATACTCCGGATCTCGTCGGAGCGGCTGCCGGAGCTCGACATTGCGCCGGATTAGATCTGAATCGGTGAGGGCAGAGGAGAGGACGGAGCGAGAGAGGAGAGTGAGTGAGCTAGGGTTTCAGACCGACAAGACCGATGGTTTTTTTGTGGGGACATCTGTGGGGTCGGCGGTGGGCCGGGCTTGTCATGCGGACGCGCCCGGGCGTGCTCGGTCCACCCATTATCCGCCCCATATTttggctggatatgaggggtgtcgGTCAGTCTGGGCGTTTGAGACCCGTTTGAGGCGTCCGTCTGGGTCCAAACAACGTGACCGGGCAGCCCGCCCGAGCGTATGAGGCGGCTTTGAGAGGTCCGCCGTAGATGCTCTCAGAAGATCTTGATTCTTGAATCTACTACTCTAGTTTGATATTTTTTTTCTTCAATAAAGGATGTTTCATTGAATTGATATATCGAGGTGATACAACCGCATCAAAAGAATGCCCGGCCTCTGGATAGCAAGATGCACACACCCAATAAGTCCACAGACCCACAAATAAATATCATTTTACAGTAAAAAGTAATCCAATCCAGCCTAGGGTGCAACAGTTCCTAACTTCCTATCCGGAGATTACACCGCCATTCATGGAGGGAGAAAACCTCCTCACCATATGCTCTAGCCGTGTAAACGCCATCATAAAAAGGTCTCTCTCCTCCTGTCTCTACAGGATAGACCAAGTACGGAGCCATCACGTACATGCGTGAATAACTTGCACAGGAGATGAAACACATTTATTGTTAAAACCCACATCATTCATGGTAAGCCACAATGCCCAGCATAAGGCAGGTGCCCCCACAAGAATATATGTAGAAACTAGTTTATCAATACCCGCAACCAATTGTCGAACATGTTAGGTGCACTACATGAGGGTATAGATGTGAAACTATTTGAACTATGACCCGAACTACACGAGCGAACTTACACTAAAAAAATAAGTGTTTAATGGACACGTCGTGTTGACAAAAGACACATGTCTTGCTACCCTGCCAATTACGCCGTGCCAGGTTATCTCTAGTTAAGATGACTCCTCTATTTGGAAATGAGAGAAAAATCTAAAGAAATTTTAAGCTTCCACAATTTCTTGTTATCAACCGGAGCATCACAACGAACTGTACAAGGATTTGTCTGAAAACCTGCCGTTTTGATGCAAATTCCATCGAAACTTATCTGGTTCACCTAACAGTTGAATGGCTTTCATACGAAGAAGTATTTATTCCATGCTGCTAAGCGAAGTCCTAAAAGGTCCCTTACGGAAAAAATATCAGAGTTTTCTTGTTTCAAAACTTGTTTGATTGTGACGAACGGTCCTATACAAGCCAAGGTATTGCATCTTAAGTGAGGTGGCCCCAGCCAGGTGCCCTCCCAAAATTGAACCTGAGAACCGTTCCCAATAAAAAAAGTGGCAAATTGGAAAAATAATTCCTTGACCTTCATTATGCCACACAAGAATGTGAATCACCGGGTTTTCAATGCGATgttcttagagcatctctagcagaccccgtataatgcctcgacccgcaaaataaccgccaaaataCTGGTCTGCGCCAAAAATGCAGCCCGATCAGACCCCCCAAACGCGTCGGACCCGTAAATTTTTCTGAGGGACGCGGTAAAATCCATCTCAAACCCGCGAAAACGCAGGTTCCCTCCTCGACCCGACGGTGCCTTGTATCCCAGATCAGCggttggcgggagggacatttcagcCCGCACTCGTTCCCCACCCCTTCCGCAGCCGCCCGCCATTGGTTCCACCCGTccgccgccggcgattccggcCAAATCCGCGGACGGAATCTCATCGCAGGGGCGCCCCTCACCCTATTCCACCTAGCCACTCACCGGCTTCCCGGATCCGCCGAGCCGAGCCGCCCCtagtcgccgtcgccgccgtagAGGCACTGCCCCGTAGCCGCCGGTGAGTATTTTGCTTGTTCTTTGGGTTGCGCTATGCATAGTTGGTTTATGCGGCGTTCGTATTTTTGGATTTAGATGGAATTGAGCCCTTGCGAGAAGTTTTTGCTCGACGATTCAGACGACTCGGATGTTGAGATGCTGCTTGAGAACCATCGACATCAGATGTTGGTGATGGCCATTGCTGTGAAGGAGGACGAAGATGAGAACCGAAAGAGGCGGCGAGGATCGACCGTCGGCCGTCTTTGCATTCCTCGAAATCACCATCTCGGGAAGGAGATGTTGATGCAAAACTACTTCGCGGACAATCCAACATATCCGCCGCACCTCTTTCGGAGAAGGCACCGAATGCGCCGCTCCCTCTTTGTAAAAATAGTGCAAGCTTGTGAGGCCAATTGTCGACATTTTACTCAAAGAAGAAATGTCGCGGGATTGAAGGGATTTAGTCCATATCAAAAAATCTCGGCAGCTATGCGGGTAATTGCATACGGTATTCCGGCTGACTATGCCAATGAGTATCTTCACATTGGTGAAGACACTACAATTGAGTCGGTGCGTAGGTTTGCCAAAGTGATCATCCGTGTCTTTGGTGCTGAATATCTTCGGACACCCAAAGAGGAAGACACAAAAAAGTTGATGGCACCAAATGAGAGAAGAGTATGCATTGGACTTGGAAAAAATGCCCGAAGGCATGGCATGGAATGTATTGTGGCAAGTCCCGTGATGCAACAATTGTGCTAGAGGGCGCAGCATCCGAGGATTTATGGATTTGGCACTGCTTTTTTGGTATGCTGGGTACTCTCAGTGATATCAATGTGTTGCAACGGTCTCATTTGTTTGCTAGGGTTGCTAGTGGTGATGCTCCTGCTTGCAACTATACTATCAATGTACATGAATATACAAAGGGGTATTATTTTGCAGATGGTACCTACCCTCCTCGGTGCACATTTGTCAAGAGCATCAAAAACCCTAAAACTaggaaacaatgttttttgcAAGGGTACAAGAGGCAGCCCGAAAAGATATTGAAAGAACATTCGGGGTTTTGCAATCTAGGTTTGCCATTGTTCGTGGTCCTGCTCGTTTTTGGGACAAGAGATAAACATCATGACATGCTGTgttattcttcacaatatgaTTCTAAAAAATGAGAGAGGCATGAACTTGGAGTTCTTTTGCGACAATGTGGGTAGCCATGTCAAACCAGCTAGAGACCCTAACCACATTAGAGCATTTCTTCAGACCTACCAGGAGATAAAATGCAAACACCCACTTTCAGCTTCAAGAGGATCTCATTGAGCACAGCAAAGGACCGGGTAGTAACACATTCCATTTTTGCATTAATTTTATTTAATACATGTGTGATTTGTACCCGGACAAGTTTTGTACTGAATTATTTAGTTTCCTTTCGTGATTTCAATAATTATTTGTAAGTTGAAAGATTGTTTGTATTGTAATATCGACATTTTATCTTATATTGTATTGTGATTCTGAATATGTGGCATATCTTATTTGCGGGCCGCCGGCCGAGCAGACCCGTAAAACGGCGACACCCGCTATGCGAGGCCTACGCCCGTGGCGGCCCGCAAAACCGTATTTCCGTGAACGACACCCGCTATGCGGGGCCTATGCCCGCCGCGGCCCGTAAAACCGTTTTTCCGCGCCGAGTCGCTGAAGAACCCCTTTGGGTAAGTGAAAGAATCAAAAGTAGCCGAGTCACTGAAGAACCCCTTTGGGTAAGTGAAAGAATCAAAAGTAACCGAGTCGCTGAAGAACCCTTTGGGTAAGTGGGTAAGTGAAAAAATCGACCGCTTCCGTATATGACAAGagtttagagcatctccaacagccgcgccaAAAGGCGTGCGCGCGGTAAACTTGGTTTTTAGAGCGCGCTGGACGGTTTCGCGCGCTCCAGCGGTGGCTAGAAACAAGCGCGCGGGAAAAATTTGCGTGCACGGGAAAGGGCGGCAACTCGCCCGCTACTTTTGACGCGCCGCTTCCGGCGCGCCTATAAATTGCGGTGCTCGCCACGCGCCTATCCACACTGCCACGCGCGCCTCGTAGCTTCTTCGCCGCTCCAGCGCCTCCACCGCTTCCTCTCCTCGCAGCTCCAGCGCCCCGCCACCGACGCGCAACCATACCGCCGCGCTGTCGAGGAGCGTCGGGCTACCGCGGCGTCCGCCAGCGCCCCAACGGCTGGTACTCCGCCGAGATTCGGTCCGGTGACGTCCGGCTCGGCCTCGGTACGTTCGAGACCTCGCACGAGGCCGCACGCGCCTACGACACAGCGGCGTGGCGCCTGGACAGGCCGCGCCAGCAGATGAAGTTCCAGGATGTCCACACGCGCCAGCAGGCGCAGGACGTCGCCCCTCCGCCTCGTCTTATCATGGACCAGGACCGTGCGAGGCACGCTCGGCGGCAGCGCCGCCTCCTAGTCGCCGAGGAGGACGAGCGGGCCATGGCGGAGTGGCGCCGGCGCCACCCGGAGGACGTCGCCAACGAGGAAGCCTTCTGGGCAAGGCGCCGCGAGGAGCAGACGGCAAAGCGCCGCGCGGAGCGGTTGGACAGGCATCGGCGGAAGGCCCTGGCGTTATCGCAGTGCGAAATCGTTCGAAATGCTGGGCAGACGATCTTTTCATCTGATGATGACCGTTGGGAGGACATGTGGCTCGATACCTCGGACCAGACCAGCGAGAatggcgatgatgatgatgatgatgatgactgGGAATAGGTTGTAGTTGCACTATCTAGTAGTTTTTTTTATGTCGTTGCACCGTAGTTTTTTAATCTATCGCTATGGAACTATGTAAAATATCTATGTATCGTTTTTATCTATgaattttatttttattaaaaaaaatatACACAATGTTTAGCACGCGCTGCATTTTAGCCCGGCCGCTGGAGCTATGCGTGCGCTCAATTTTAGCGCGGCTGCTGGAGCCAGCGCTGCCGGCCGCGCCAAACCAGGCGAAGGGCGCGCGGCAAATGAGTTTTTAACGCGCGGCGCGttgcgcggctgttggagatgctcttaggccaactccaccgcgcgaccctatCCTGTCCGTCCCCATCCGTTTGGGGTAAAACGGACAAACCAGACGGCCCAGCGGCAGACCCCATTTTGCTTTTTCGTCCGTTTCGTGTCCGTTTCACCCCATCCCTGGACCAAAGTTGGTCTCGTTTTGGGGCAAAAGCGGACACGAGCCGGACGTTTTTCTGCGTCCCTGCTGTCCCCTGTGTCCGTCTGCACATGAGtctggcccacctgtcattgaaACCTGAGggacccacccacccacccatcCCTTCTCTCTCCTCTATTTCCACTATTCATGGCACACCGCGTCGAGGGCCGCCGGAGCAGGGCATGGGCACGGCCTCCCTGCCGGCGGGCCAACCAGCACCAGCCTCCCGACCACGGCAGCCGCGACTGGCAGACGGCGAGCACGCGGGGCAGCGGTAGGGTGGCGAGCAGCGGCGCGTGCGGGCGCGGGCGCAACGGCTGCCGGCGACGACATCACGACCATGAGCGCGGCCCAGTCGCCCTGTCGGCCGAGGTTCTCGCCGATGGGGAACCTGCCGAGGTAGAACTCGAGGATGCTGAGGCCGAAGCTCCAGATGTCGCCGGCGTCCATGTACTCGAGCAGGATCTGCAGCTCGCCGCCGCACTCGTACATGCCGTGGTAGTGCACCACGGCAGGGTGCTCGGCGGCGCCGTGGGGAGCAGTGGTCGGGGGAGCGGGACGGCGCGGGCGGGCGGGCTCGGCGAGCACGGCGCCGTGGGGAGCGGTGGTCGGAGGAAGGAGGAGCGGGACGGCGCGGGCTCGGCGAGCGCTGCGCCGCGACGAGATTCCGCGGGGAAGGGGGCGGACGTTTTGGGTCGCTCTGACGCGACGAGGGCGCCTCGAACCCAAACCGGGAGTCCGTTCGGGGTTCGTGCGGTGGGGTTGGCCTTAGCTCTCTTCCACGCGAGTTTTTCTCTCTCACTGAGCAGAAAAAAAAGATCTGCACCAGCCGGGAATCGAACCCGGGTCTGTACCGTGGCAGGGTACTATTCTACCACTAGACCACTGGTGCTTGATGTCACAAATGGTATTTGCCAGTTTCCATTCCTTCGACCACAGTGATTAAAATGGATTGCAGTCACAAAGATCTGTCGTGCAACAGTACCCGGCTGATAAGAAGTCACTTCATTTATTGGATCAAAATTACAAAGGCTGCTCGTTGCCATGCGTATACAGGCACGCTACAGAACAGACCACACACAATTCGCAAGAAGTAACAAGCAGGTCACACACACAGAGAGCCGAGTGTCAAAATCCACAAGAACTCCTTAGAACACGGCCGTGATCTCGGCCTCCCCCAGCACGTGCCCCTCGATGGCCTCCATGACCTTGTCCACAGTCACCTGCAAAATCCAGCACCACGAATCAGTACTCTGTCTGTCACACGCCAGAGTTCATTCAGAGCAGAGTCTCTACGACTGAAGTTTGTAGGTGCACTTGCCTTGTTGCCGAGGCTGAGCACGTCGTCGAGCGCGTAGAGCCGGAACTGGATGCGGTGGCCGTGGGAGTCCGGGACGGGGCCGCGCCACCCGGGCTGCTTCCAGTCGTTGACCCCCTCCtggacgccgccgtcgccgccgccggcgttgGCGTTGCCCCCGGCGCCGGAGAAGCCCTCGGGCAGCCCCTTCTCCTCGGGCGAGATGTTGACGACCACCCAGTGCGTCCACGGCACCCGCTCGTCCGCGTCGACGTCCTGCACCACCACCGCCAGCGACCGCGTGCCGTCGGGCACCCCGTACCACTCCAGCGGCGGCGAGATGTCCTTCTTCGCGCCCTGCCCCTCCAGCGTGTACTGCCGCGGCAGCCGCCCCTCGTGCGCCGACACCGGCGGGCACACCAGCCTCAGGCTCTCCTGCGCCATCTCGCCGGCCGGCCGGTTTGCTTCTCTCTGCTGCTGTTGATGCTCGTGCGATGAGTTTGCTGGATTGTTCTGGTTGCTGCGAGGCTGTGAGTAACGTAGGAGGAGGGATGGGTCGGGTTTATAACGGGAAGGGTGGCACGCGGCGGGTGGATTCCGAGGGACGCGTGGCCGGCGGTGCGGGGTACGTGTAGGTGTAGTCGGCTGGAGGCGTGGCGTGGGCTCCCGGAGGATCGGCGTCGGCGGGGACCCGCGATGAGAAGAAAATCTGGGAGACTGCAGATTTGCGATAGGATTTTTGAAACGAGGATTAGATTTGCGATAGTTAATCAGTCCTACTCGCTTCCTGCTTTGGCCAGGTGTCCCGTGCCGTGCCTGTCTCTTTTGGGCACGAGGAAGGCCATGAAAGATTTGTTTTcgcttactactagtagtactactttttttcctttttgaaaCGGTAATTTCTTTTTCTTCTGTGAGACATGAGTCTGCTATTCGTGGATTAAGAAAGAGGGTGTTGGAATGGATGTGTTTTTACTCGTGAATTAACTAAGATTTGTTCATATTTCTTTTCCTTAGCTGTAAGACCTGTCTGGACCAAGCTAAGGATTGAGAAACATACAAGTGTCCATCTAAATGGCATCATATCAGGAAAATCAGTATAGCTCTCAAATGTGCatatgtagttcaaattagaCGAAAGGTTCTAAATAGCTCACAATGTTGCGCGTGGTTGTCAACATAAATGAAAGGAAATGTATGGGCTATTGAATTGCAGGGCAGGTGGACCAGCAGTCATGTTTACTTTAATCATGAACAATGGTCTCATATAGGCTTAGCCAGACATTTTCATTGGAAACTAGAGTTTTTGCACATAATTTCTTTCAAACAGTTTGCATTAGTTCTTCCTCAATGCTTTCTATTTGGAAATCTTGCTAGTTTCAGTTTGTATCTCTTTGTGATAGTATTGGGCGAGAGTCTTCCCTAATTTGTGAAGGCTCTGTCAGCCATTAGATGATTCGTCGTCAACATAACTCTCTGAAATAGTTAGACTCGACATTGTACAATGTATTGTTCATCaaatacaaaataaaaataaTGGAGTCCCTTTTTGAAAGAAATAAAATTGATACCACTAGCCTTGAGGTATTCCCTAATTTCTACAGACggtacaacaatgtgcacatagTGTCATAAGTCACAACAGCTACAGAAACTACCTACTAGGCAACAATGCCAAACTGTGTAAACGCTTCAGCACTGGCAAAAAGCACTAGGTTGTGCAAGCATATGCATTCACAGCATCACAAGTTATTCTTTTCTCCAAATACATAATTTGTGATTCCACATTGGCAGCTTGTATTCCCTGGAGATAAGCTTGTGACATATGACTGCGCCAGTGCAGCTATATCAGCTTACAAGTGTTCTCTGAAGCCCTAGAACTTCGCCATAGATCAAAACGCCTTTTGGGCTGCATCGCATCCACGATCTTGGACCAGGTCTCGGCCCTTGAATTCCTGCACTTTGATACTGCGGAGGCCCAAGAAAGTGATGAGAAGTCGGGATGGGCTCCCGCGACTCGCCTGGCGACTCGTCGGGCGGCGCCGATCCCGCCGCCCCTCCACCCACGTCACCTCCTGCTCTCTGCTTGGGCCTGTCCGGCGCCGATGGAGCGCCGGAGCGGCCGCCGGCTCCGCTCCTTGTCCGCTGCCCGGACCGCTCTGCGCCCAGGTATCGCCT is drawn from Aegilops tauschii subsp. strangulata cultivar AL8/78 chromosome 1, Aet v6.0, whole genome shotgun sequence and contains these coding sequences:
- the LOC109752199 gene encoding uncharacterized protein: MAQESLRLVCPPVSAHEGRLPRQYTLEGQGAKKDISPPLEWYGVPDGTRSLAVVVQDVDADERVPWTHWVVVNISPEEKGLPEGFSGAGGNANAGGGDGGVQEGVNDWKQPGWRGPVPDSHGHRIQFRLYALDDVLSLGNKVTVDKVMEAIEGHVLGEAEITAVF